One Paenarthrobacter aurescens TC1 DNA window includes the following coding sequences:
- a CDS encoding hypothetical protein (identified by Glimmer2; putative) produces the protein MTIEPVRSKRRPVLIALAIAVVVAVVASVVVIALTNFAGQQRRDSLALLKDERLTALIGARDKIQPAVNTYLAAYKKARNVPATREDAEKNSVKERDEFQQAVNSARTALSDVQKGYGDGKEADGIGVAVAQLVDSYQAYLDSMEGLVESYPRFEGLFREDAGCSGLFVGSKAANLRERQTLLTQAAVPCREAVNQLKQSKNISYVEFARTLDNEIAQLESHAETTAKSEENYNEFVRLKDEYVKKIDDATARNAPEAEYLTIADELKALNTRIKNNRSEFDFAAKRYLNGVKDMPTLVEDVFTKNVSAQIKHHDTVIPLRVQVLKDAIDAELAE, from the coding sequence ATGACCATTGAGCCCGTTCGCAGTAAGCGCCGTCCGGTCCTTATCGCTCTTGCCATTGCCGTTGTGGTGGCGGTGGTTGCCTCGGTAGTGGTAATAGCCCTAACCAACTTCGCCGGTCAGCAGCGCAGGGATAGCCTGGCCCTCCTGAAAGATGAGCGCCTGACGGCACTCATTGGGGCAAGGGACAAGATCCAGCCCGCCGTCAACACCTACCTGGCCGCGTATAAGAAGGCCCGCAACGTCCCCGCAACACGAGAGGATGCTGAGAAGAACTCCGTCAAAGAGCGGGACGAGTTCCAACAGGCCGTCAATTCCGCACGGACTGCCTTGAGCGATGTGCAGAAGGGCTACGGCGACGGTAAAGAAGCGGATGGGATCGGTGTGGCTGTAGCGCAGCTGGTCGATTCCTACCAGGCCTACCTCGACTCAATGGAGGGCCTCGTGGAGTCCTACCCCCGGTTCGAAGGCCTATTCAGGGAAGATGCCGGGTGCAGCGGACTCTTTGTCGGCTCCAAAGCAGCCAACCTCCGGGAACGCCAAACGCTGTTGACGCAAGCAGCAGTTCCTTGCCGGGAAGCCGTCAACCAACTCAAACAGTCCAAGAACATCTCCTACGTTGAGTTTGCCCGCACCTTGGACAATGAGATTGCACAGCTCGAATCGCACGCAGAAACAACCGCAAAGTCCGAGGAGAACTACAACGAGTTTGTGCGGCTCAAGGACGAGTACGTCAAAAAGATTGATGACGCCACCGCCCGGAATGCCCCGGAAGCGGAATATCTCACCATTGCCGACGAACTCAAGGCTCTCAACACCCGGATAAAGAACAACAGGTCAGAGTTCGACTTTGCCGCCAAGCGCTACCTTAACGGCGTGAAGGACATGCCGACTCTGGTTGAAGATGTCTTCACGAAGAACGTCTCAGCCCAAATCAAACACCATGACACTGTGATTCCCCTTCGGGTTCAAGTGTTGAAGGATGCTATCGACGCGGAACTGGCGGAGTAA
- a CDS encoding hypothetical protein (identified by Glimmer2; putative) produces MEETLSAPGKGRSRRTVILVAAVVVAMVAAGLGTWFALSRSAEPARADVIRLDKHRVIVDNSMNLYDPLVQQFSGRYSNAISEKAGQPEEEEVLNQDRERIVRESQVNRDRLEHMGASPALQDQEVAESYKRFKDQYGAVIAYNDQLVVNTTNIYRSVGGPCAALHSSLNVASETYAQEYVKSADECLAALGTAKDGADAETTTLLSDVEAVIRGQRDKQQEVLDSKDTFERLSKSTIAGLALLEINDAFAKAQTTYEAATKDKYSKIIESANSSNSEFEGALKKSLEQFDAASGEGK; encoded by the coding sequence TTGGAAGAAACACTCAGCGCACCCGGCAAGGGACGCTCCAGACGTACGGTAATCCTCGTTGCCGCCGTGGTGGTGGCCATGGTGGCCGCCGGGCTTGGGACGTGGTTTGCCCTCTCCCGGTCGGCCGAACCGGCCCGAGCTGACGTCATCCGCTTGGACAAGCACCGCGTTATCGTGGACAACTCGATGAATCTCTACGATCCCTTGGTCCAGCAGTTTTCCGGACGGTACTCGAACGCCATTTCCGAAAAAGCGGGACAGCCGGAGGAGGAGGAAGTCCTCAACCAGGACCGTGAGCGCATCGTGCGTGAGTCACAGGTGAATCGTGACCGCCTGGAACACATGGGGGCATCGCCGGCCCTGCAGGATCAGGAAGTTGCCGAATCCTACAAGCGATTCAAGGATCAGTATGGTGCGGTGATCGCCTACAACGATCAGCTGGTGGTCAACACCACCAACATCTACCGCTCCGTGGGCGGGCCGTGTGCGGCCTTGCATTCATCGCTGAACGTTGCCAGTGAGACCTACGCCCAGGAGTACGTCAAGAGCGCCGATGAGTGCCTGGCCGCGCTGGGCACCGCCAAGGACGGTGCCGACGCCGAGACCACCACCCTGCTCTCGGACGTAGAGGCTGTCATCCGCGGGCAGCGGGACAAGCAACAGGAAGTGCTCGACAGCAAGGACACTTTTGAGCGCCTCAGCAAGAGCACCATTGCCGGCCTTGCACTGTTGGAAATCAATGATGCGTTCGCCAAGGCGCAAACAACATATGAAGCTGCCACCAAGGACAAATACTCAAAGATCATCGAGAGTGCCAACAGCTCAAATTCCGAATTCGAAGGCGCACTCAAGAAGAGCCTGGAACAGTTTGATGCAGCATCCGGTGAGGGGAAATAG
- a CDS encoding putative amino acid ABC transporter, ATP-binding protein (identified by match to protein family HMM PF00005), whose translation MSPTNEPAQQPHATSVLKARNLAKAFGSNVVLRDIDIDIRRGQVVALIGPSGSGKTTVLRSLNGLEIPDAGTVTFGSGDASDELAIDFGAKVGKKEVAALRDRSAMVFQHYNLFPHMTVLKNVIEGPVQVQKRPRAEAIAEAERLLERVGLADKRDAYPFELSGGQQQRVGIVRALALKPQLLLFDEPTSALDPELVGDVLGVIKELAEEGWTMVIVTHELAFAQHVADEVIFMDGGVVVERGPAAEVLRAPRQERTKLFVKRLKHDV comes from the coding sequence ATGTCGCCCACTAACGAACCCGCACAGCAGCCGCATGCCACCTCTGTCCTGAAGGCACGGAACCTGGCCAAGGCCTTTGGAAGCAATGTGGTGCTGCGGGACATCGACATCGATATCCGGCGCGGCCAGGTGGTGGCCCTGATCGGACCTTCGGGCTCCGGCAAGACCACGGTCCTGCGTTCCCTTAACGGCCTGGAAATTCCCGACGCCGGCACCGTCACCTTTGGGAGCGGGGATGCCTCGGATGAGCTCGCCATCGATTTCGGTGCCAAGGTGGGCAAGAAGGAAGTGGCTGCGCTCCGCGACCGCAGCGCCATGGTCTTCCAGCACTACAACCTGTTCCCTCACATGACTGTGCTGAAGAACGTCATTGAAGGCCCGGTCCAGGTCCAGAAGCGGCCTCGCGCCGAGGCAATTGCGGAAGCTGAGCGCCTGCTGGAACGCGTTGGTCTTGCCGACAAGCGCGACGCCTACCCTTTTGAGCTCTCAGGCGGACAGCAGCAGCGCGTGGGTATCGTCCGGGCGTTGGCACTCAAGCCTCAACTGCTCCTGTTTGACGAGCCCACGTCCGCACTGGATCCCGAACTTGTGGGGGACGTCCTGGGAGTCATCAAGGAACTCGCCGAAGAGGGCTGGACCATGGTGATCGTGACCCATGAGCTCGCCTTTGCCCAGCATGTGGCGGACGAGGTAATTTTCATGGACGGCGGGGTGGTAGTGGAACGCGGGCCGGCGGCCGAGGTTTTGCGGGCACCGCGCCAGGAACGGACCAAACTCTTCGTGAAGCGGCTAAAGCACGACGTCTAA
- a CDS encoding putative amino acid ABC transporter, permease protein (identified by match to protein family HMM PF00528; match to protein family HMM TIGR01726) produces the protein MNWDLIWSSFGPLITGAVTGTIPLTLASFAFGLVLALVVALMRLSPNWLLSGIGRFYVSVIRGTPLLVQLFVIFFGLPSIGIRLDPWPSAIIAFSLNVGGYAAEIIRAAILSVPKGQWEAGHTIGMSRPQALVRIILPQAARVSVPPLSNTFISLVKDTSLASLILVTELFRNAQQIAAFSQEFMALYLQAALVYWVICLVLSTAQSAVEKRLDRYVAH, from the coding sequence ATGAACTGGGACCTCATCTGGAGTTCCTTCGGTCCGCTGATCACCGGTGCCGTGACCGGGACCATTCCGCTGACGCTCGCGTCCTTTGCCTTCGGCCTGGTGCTCGCGCTGGTGGTTGCCCTGATGCGCCTGAGCCCCAACTGGTTGCTCTCGGGCATCGGCCGTTTCTACGTCTCGGTGATCCGCGGCACTCCCTTGTTGGTGCAGCTCTTTGTGATCTTCTTCGGCCTGCCCAGCATCGGCATCCGTCTTGATCCTTGGCCCAGCGCCATCATCGCGTTCTCACTGAACGTGGGCGGGTATGCCGCCGAGATCATCCGTGCGGCCATCCTGTCCGTGCCGAAGGGCCAATGGGAAGCCGGCCACACCATCGGCATGTCCCGTCCCCAGGCCTTGGTCCGCATCATCCTTCCGCAGGCAGCACGGGTGTCCGTTCCGCCGCTGTCCAACACCTTCATTTCGCTGGTGAAAGACACATCCTTGGCCTCGCTCATCCTGGTCACCGAACTGTTCCGCAACGCACAGCAGATCGCCGCGTTCAGCCAGGAGTTCATGGCCCTTTACCTGCAGGCAGCCCTGGTTTACTGGGTCATTTGCCTGGTCCTTTCCACAGCGCAATCCGCCGTGGAGAAGAGATTGGACCGCTATGTCGCCCACTAA
- a CDS encoding putative amino acid ABC transporter (identified by match to protein family HMM PF00497): MNSLRTRRSVLAATLASAALALSACGGGSAPAQSGGDTSLSDVKSKGELVIATEGTYRPFSFHADGAGELTGFDVEVAQAVAGKLGVKATFQETQFDGIFAGLESKRFDTIANQISINDERKAKYDFSTPYTISTGVVVTKSDNSSINSFADLKGKTTAQSLTSNFYKMAVEAGANVQAVEGWAQSATLVQQGRVDATVNDKLTYLDYAKNTPDSGLKVAAEAPEKTESAMVFRKGSTELTAAVDKALADLQADGSLAKISEKYFGADVTK; the protein is encoded by the coding sequence ATGAACAGCCTCCGCACCCGCCGCTCTGTCCTCGCAGCCACTCTGGCCTCGGCCGCCCTTGCACTTTCTGCGTGCGGTGGAGGATCAGCACCTGCCCAGTCCGGCGGGGACACGTCCCTTTCGGATGTGAAATCCAAGGGCGAACTGGTCATCGCCACCGAGGGCACCTACCGTCCCTTCAGCTTCCACGCTGACGGCGCCGGGGAGCTCACGGGGTTTGACGTCGAGGTCGCCCAGGCCGTGGCCGGGAAACTTGGTGTGAAGGCTACCTTCCAGGAGACCCAATTCGACGGTATCTTTGCCGGTCTGGAATCCAAGCGCTTTGACACTATCGCCAACCAGATCTCCATCAATGACGAGCGCAAGGCCAAGTACGACTTCTCCACGCCGTACACCATCTCCACGGGAGTGGTCGTCACCAAGTCGGACAACAGCAGCATCAACAGCTTCGCGGACCTCAAGGGCAAGACCACCGCCCAGTCACTGACCAGCAACTTCTACAAAATGGCCGTTGAAGCGGGCGCCAATGTCCAGGCAGTTGAAGGCTGGGCCCAGTCCGCCACGCTGGTGCAGCAGGGACGAGTGGACGCCACCGTAAACGACAAGCTCACGTACTTGGACTACGCCAAGAACACTCCCGACTCGGGCCTGAAGGTAGCCGCCGAGGCACCGGAGAAGACTGAGAGCGCCATGGTGTTCCGCAAGGGCTCCACTGAACTCACAGCAGCCGTGGACAAGGCATTGGCCGATCTCCAAGCCGATGGCAGCCTGGCCAAGATCTCGGAGAAGTACTTCGGCGCGGACGTCACCAAATAG
- a CDS encoding putative integral membrane protein, with protein sequence MTAVLPWVTLAVCLAITLARVPSALRGENREVFYIFSLISLSIFISIEAPYLVIDGWLGGMNIGNLILRFLLYGTFYFMGIKIATAFGSASAVRAIRGPLGITAAAIIGALTIYFFVITDTQGSSAGMSGLKWGPSLDGYAAMGRLYPGFVAVCLIPAIWRTVVSTAPVLLRVASGFLLLGLSLLLSSQLFPLIPFSEAWLRVLINYSAALFTCLGLAGIWFSKSFARRKQRLSA encoded by the coding sequence ATGACGGCTGTCCTGCCCTGGGTCACGCTGGCGGTTTGCCTTGCCATTACCCTGGCCCGGGTCCCCAGCGCATTGCGCGGCGAAAACCGGGAGGTCTTCTACATATTTTCGCTGATCTCGTTGAGCATCTTCATCAGTATCGAGGCCCCCTATCTGGTCATCGATGGGTGGCTCGGCGGGATGAACATCGGCAATCTGATTCTGCGTTTCCTGCTGTACGGCACGTTCTACTTCATGGGCATCAAGATCGCCACTGCGTTCGGCTCAGCCTCTGCCGTGCGTGCCATCCGAGGCCCCTTGGGGATCACTGCTGCGGCGATTATTGGTGCCCTGACAATCTACTTCTTCGTCATCACGGACACCCAAGGATCCTCGGCCGGCATGAGCGGGCTTAAATGGGGGCCGTCCCTTGACGGTTACGCGGCGATGGGCCGCTTGTATCCGGGGTTTGTGGCCGTCTGCCTGATACCCGCCATCTGGCGCACGGTTGTGAGCACGGCACCGGTCCTGCTTCGGGTGGCCTCGGGGTTCCTGCTCCTAGGGCTTTCGCTGCTTTTGTCGTCCCAACTTTTCCCCCTTATTCCATTTTCGGAGGCCTGGTTGCGGGTCCTCATCAACTACTCGGCCGCCTTGTTCACGTGCCTTGGACTTGCTGGGATCTGGTTCTCCAAGTCATTTGCGCGGCGAAAGCAACGTCTCTCGGCGTAA
- a CDS encoding hypothetical protein (identified by Glimmer2; putative) — translation MPLQSKAFQRWLHGVAPDASTADVCRIAGIKRTTLAQQLVRGKVAESTLVSISRGFHINPVQALSTFDLYAELRGDPVPPTSCELVSQVATIDLLRAVVDRSEPGTTPAPRLSEPPHPTSVRNWVDAIDDGELRHRVSDATGIAPQNFSAHLTANRLPPELAIATSRAAGVGPAGGLVAAGLITEAEAGWPPEARQEALDKLSQGRLVTLAGERLLALGKTLRRQEQDHERTERIWENLG, via the coding sequence ATGCCCTTACAGTCCAAGGCGTTTCAGCGCTGGCTTCATGGCGTTGCGCCCGATGCCAGCACCGCTGACGTCTGCAGGATCGCCGGCATCAAGAGAACAACGTTGGCGCAGCAGTTGGTCCGCGGCAAGGTGGCCGAGTCCACTTTGGTGAGTATCAGCCGTGGCTTCCACATCAATCCTGTGCAGGCCTTGTCCACTTTCGATCTTTACGCGGAGCTTCGGGGCGACCCCGTCCCGCCCACGTCCTGCGAACTGGTCAGCCAAGTGGCTACCATAGACCTGCTGCGCGCAGTGGTGGACCGCAGCGAGCCCGGCACTACCCCCGCTCCGCGCCTTTCCGAACCACCGCACCCCACCTCCGTGCGTAACTGGGTGGACGCGATCGACGACGGCGAGTTGCGGCACCGGGTCAGCGACGCCACCGGGATTGCCCCACAGAACTTCTCCGCCCACCTGACCGCCAACAGGCTTCCGCCCGAACTGGCCATCGCTACCTCGCGTGCTGCGGGGGTGGGGCCAGCGGGAGGACTGGTGGCAGCAGGGTTGATTACCGAGGCCGAAGCCGGATGGCCGCCTGAGGCCCGCCAGGAAGCCCTGGACAAGTTGTCGCAGGGCAGACTGGTGACGCTGGCTGGCGAACGGCTCCTGGCGCTCGGCAAGACACTGCGCCGGCAGGAACAAGACCACGAACGAACTGAACGAATTTGGGAGAACCTCGGATGA
- a CDS encoding putative ABC transporter, ATP-binding protein (identified by match to protein family HMM PF00005), translated as MTATLVAKDLAGGHGHRTLFSDLSLTVAPGDVVGVVGANGAGKSTLLRILAGVDQPQDGNVSLAPSDAFVGWLPQEHERTAGETIASYIARRTGCAQATTEMESTAEALGSGAPGADDAYSLAFDRWMASGAADLEERIPAVLADLGLELGADALMTGLSGGQAARVALAALLLSRFDVVLLDEPTNDLDLDGLARLEAFVQGLRGGVILVSHDREFLARCVTTVVELDLAQNSVAVYDGGYEAFLEERAVAKRHARERYEEFANTKADLVSRARTQREWSSQGVRNAMKKNPDNDKIRRAASSESSEKQAQKVRQMESRIARLTEVEEPRKEWQLQFSIGQAPRSSAVVATLRDVVARQGDFTLGPVNLQLNGGERIGITGPNGAGKSTLLRLLLGTQEPDDGEASMGASVAIGEIDQARGLLDGGRHLGDAVEAVLVDWNSADVRTLLAKFGLKADHTSRTVDSLSPGERTRAALALLQARGVNLLVLDEPTNHLDLPAIEQLEEALESYEGALLLVTHDRRLLENVRLDSRWHLENGQVQELHHSPSQEK; from the coding sequence ATGACTGCAACTTTGGTGGCCAAGGATCTTGCCGGTGGTCATGGCCACCGCACACTTTTCTCGGACCTTTCCCTGACCGTTGCGCCGGGCGATGTGGTGGGCGTGGTGGGAGCGAACGGTGCCGGTAAATCCACGTTGCTGCGCATTCTCGCCGGCGTGGACCAGCCCCAGGACGGGAACGTCAGCTTGGCGCCCTCGGATGCTTTTGTGGGCTGGTTGCCGCAGGAACACGAGCGCACCGCCGGCGAAACAATTGCGTCATACATTGCCCGACGCACCGGCTGTGCCCAGGCAACAACCGAGATGGAATCCACCGCCGAAGCTCTCGGCTCAGGAGCTCCCGGAGCCGACGACGCTTACTCCCTGGCCTTCGACCGCTGGATGGCCTCCGGCGCAGCAGACCTCGAGGAGCGCATCCCGGCTGTCCTCGCCGACCTCGGCTTGGAGCTTGGCGCCGACGCGCTCATGACCGGGCTCTCCGGCGGGCAGGCTGCGCGTGTTGCTCTCGCTGCACTGCTGCTCAGCCGCTTCGACGTAGTCCTTTTGGACGAACCCACCAACGACCTCGACCTTGACGGGCTCGCCCGGCTTGAGGCTTTCGTCCAGGGCCTTCGGGGCGGCGTCATCCTGGTGTCGCACGACCGCGAATTCCTGGCCCGCTGCGTCACTACCGTGGTGGAGCTGGACCTCGCCCAGAACTCCGTGGCCGTCTACGACGGCGGTTATGAAGCCTTCCTCGAAGAGCGCGCCGTGGCCAAGCGCCACGCCAGGGAGCGGTACGAAGAGTTCGCCAACACCAAAGCCGACCTCGTTTCCCGCGCACGCACCCAGCGCGAATGGAGCTCTCAAGGGGTCCGGAACGCGATGAAGAAGAACCCGGACAACGACAAGATCCGTCGCGCAGCAAGCAGCGAATCGTCCGAGAAGCAGGCGCAGAAGGTCCGCCAGATGGAGTCCCGCATCGCCCGGCTCACCGAGGTGGAGGAGCCCCGCAAAGAGTGGCAGCTGCAGTTCAGCATCGGCCAGGCACCCCGCTCAAGTGCCGTCGTCGCCACCTTGCGTGACGTCGTCGCACGCCAAGGCGACTTCACACTGGGTCCGGTGAACCTCCAACTCAACGGGGGCGAGCGGATCGGCATCACCGGACCGAACGGTGCCGGGAAGTCGACGCTGTTGCGCCTGCTGTTGGGGACCCAGGAACCGGACGACGGCGAGGCCTCCATGGGTGCGTCTGTGGCCATCGGCGAAATTGACCAGGCGCGCGGACTGCTCGACGGCGGGCGGCACCTTGGCGACGCTGTTGAAGCTGTGCTGGTGGACTGGAACAGTGCGGATGTCCGTACCCTCCTGGCCAAGTTCGGCCTCAAAGCGGATCACACCTCCCGCACGGTGGATTCGTTGTCCCCGGGGGAGCGGACCCGGGCGGCGCTTGCGTTGCTGCAGGCACGCGGCGTGAACCTGCTGGTGCTGGACGAGCCCACCAACCATTTGGATCTTCCGGCCATCGAACAGTTGGAGGAGGCGCTGGAAAGCTACGAAGGGGCGCTCCTGCTGGTCACCCATGACCGCAGATTGCTCGAAAACGTTCGGCTCGATTCGCGCTGGCATCTGGAAAACGGACAAGTGCAAGAACTCCATCACAGCCCTAGCCAGGAGAAGTAA
- a CDS encoding putative ABC transporter, ATP-binding protein (identified by match to protein family HMM PF00005; match to protein family HMM PF00664), with amino-acid sequence MSMDRVAWSSLYNITTAKSGSKPFSKETLKRVMAFAAPHKGKLIAFVVASIAGAFLAVATPVLAGQVVDAIIANAGVGTVIWLAVLIAIVAVGEAGVGLVTRWLSSIIGEGVIVDLRTRVFDHVQRMPIAFFTRTRTGALVSRLNNDVIGAQSAFAGTLSGVVSNVVALALTLVVMLNTSWLVTVLAMVLLPIFLIPARRMGSKLADLRREAAAHNAAMGTQMTERFSAPGATLVKLFGRPDEESREFAARAGRVRDIGIRTAMLQFTFVTALTLVSALALALVYGLGGWLAIGGQLAPGDVVVLALLLTRLYAPLTALSNARVEIMSALVSFERVFEILDLKPLITEKADAVAVPVGPVAVEFDDVRFSYPSAEKVSLASLEDVATLDTRGGEEVLHGVSFRVEPGQTVALVGSSGAGKSTVAQLLSRLYDVDSGAVRLGGQKPGTGVDVRDLSFDSLRDTMGMVTQDGHLFHETIASNLRLARPDATEDDMWDVLRRARLEPMIRSLPDGLETVVGERGYRLSGGERQRLTIARLLIKQPRVVILDEATAALDSTNEAAVQAALGEALEGRTAVVIAHRLSTIRAADAILVVEDGRIVERGTHTELLAADGRYAELYQTQFAEATAVAEEAVPEL; translated from the coding sequence ATGAGCATGGACCGCGTGGCCTGGAGCTCGCTGTATAACATCACTACCGCCAAGAGCGGTTCGAAGCCTTTTTCCAAGGAGACCCTGAAGCGGGTCATGGCTTTCGCCGCACCGCATAAGGGCAAGCTCATCGCCTTCGTGGTCGCCTCCATCGCCGGTGCCTTCCTGGCTGTGGCTACTCCGGTCCTGGCCGGCCAGGTGGTGGATGCCATCATCGCCAACGCAGGCGTCGGCACGGTGATCTGGCTGGCCGTCCTCATCGCCATCGTCGCTGTGGGCGAGGCCGGTGTGGGCTTGGTGACGCGCTGGTTGTCTTCCATCATCGGCGAGGGCGTCATCGTGGATCTCCGCACGCGCGTGTTCGATCACGTGCAGCGCATGCCCATCGCGTTCTTCACCCGAACGCGGACCGGTGCCTTGGTCAGCCGCCTGAACAACGACGTCATCGGAGCGCAGTCGGCCTTCGCCGGCACGCTGTCCGGTGTGGTCAGTAACGTTGTGGCGTTGGCCCTGACACTTGTGGTCATGCTGAATACGTCATGGCTTGTGACTGTGCTGGCTATGGTGTTGCTGCCGATCTTCCTGATTCCGGCCCGGCGGATGGGTTCCAAACTGGCTGACCTTCGCCGTGAAGCTGCCGCGCACAACGCTGCCATGGGCACGCAGATGACGGAGAGGTTCTCCGCTCCGGGTGCCACTCTGGTGAAGTTGTTCGGCCGCCCGGACGAGGAATCCCGTGAGTTCGCTGCCCGCGCCGGCCGGGTCAGGGATATCGGAATCCGGACTGCCATGCTGCAGTTCACCTTTGTCACCGCCCTGACCCTGGTGTCGGCGCTGGCTCTGGCCTTGGTCTATGGCCTGGGTGGTTGGTTGGCAATCGGCGGGCAGCTTGCACCCGGTGACGTGGTGGTTCTCGCCCTCCTCCTGACCCGTCTCTACGCTCCATTGACGGCGCTGTCCAACGCCCGTGTGGAAATCATGAGTGCTTTGGTCTCCTTCGAGCGGGTGTTTGAGATCCTTGACCTGAAGCCACTCATCACCGAGAAGGCAGACGCCGTGGCAGTTCCGGTGGGTCCGGTTGCCGTGGAATTCGACGACGTCCGATTCTCCTACCCCTCCGCCGAAAAAGTCTCACTGGCTTCCCTTGAGGACGTTGCCACGTTGGATACCCGGGGCGGCGAGGAAGTCCTGCACGGTGTGAGCTTCCGGGTGGAGCCCGGCCAGACTGTTGCCCTGGTGGGCTCCTCCGGAGCCGGCAAGTCCACGGTGGCCCAGCTGCTCTCGCGCTTGTACGACGTCGACTCCGGCGCAGTCCGCCTCGGCGGGCAAAAGCCCGGAACCGGCGTGGACGTCCGGGACCTCAGTTTCGACTCCCTGCGCGACACCATGGGTATGGTGACCCAGGACGGCCACCTCTTCCACGAAACCATCGCGTCCAACCTGCGCCTCGCCCGGCCGGACGCCACCGAAGACGACATGTGGGATGTGCTCCGTCGGGCACGCCTGGAGCCGATGATCCGGTCCCTGCCCGATGGCTTGGAGACCGTGGTGGGGGAGCGCGGCTATCGGCTCTCCGGTGGTGAACGCCAACGGCTCACCATCGCCCGCCTGCTCATCAAGCAGCCTCGCGTTGTGATCCTCGACGAAGCCACTGCAGCGTTGGACTCCACCAACGAAGCCGCCGTCCAGGCGGCGTTGGGCGAAGCACTCGAGGGGCGTACCGCCGTCGTTATTGCACACCGGCTGTCCACCATCCGTGCGGCCGACGCCATACTGGTGGTGGAGGACGGCAGGATCGTTGAGCGCGGCACGCACACCGAGCTGCTGGCCGCGGACGGCCGCTACGCAGAGCTGTATCAAACCCAGTTCGCGGAAGCCACGGCGGTGGCCGAGGAAGCGGTCCCGGAGCTGTAA
- a CDS encoding MutT/nudix family protein (identified by match to protein family HMM PF00293) translates to MSGTGTDLIIVSAVCVYNNAGQLLTVRKSGTDKFMHPGGKPEPGETAAEAASRELLEEVGIAVAPNLLEPLGVWLAVAANEAATNIEATVFTAPGTWEAHPSAEIAEIRWLDLDAPLPPDLAPLLTDHVLPALTPPK, encoded by the coding sequence ATGAGTGGAACCGGCACGGACCTGATTATTGTCAGCGCCGTCTGCGTCTACAACAACGCCGGCCAACTGCTGACTGTCCGCAAGAGCGGCACGGACAAGTTCATGCACCCGGGCGGCAAGCCCGAGCCAGGCGAAACCGCCGCTGAAGCCGCTTCGCGGGAGCTTTTGGAGGAAGTGGGCATAGCGGTAGCACCGAACCTCCTGGAGCCGCTCGGCGTGTGGTTGGCTGTGGCAGCCAATGAGGCAGCGACCAATATCGAAGCCACCGTGTTCACCGCACCCGGAACATGGGAGGCGCACCCTTCGGCGGAGATCGCCGAGATCCGCTGGCTGGACCTCGATGCGCCGCTTCCCCCGGACCTGGCACCGCTGCTGACGGATCACGTACTTCCAGCGCTCACCCCGCCCAAGTAG